In the Hemitrygon akajei chromosome 20, sHemAka1.3, whole genome shotgun sequence genome, one interval contains:
- the nkd2b gene encoding protein naked cuticle homolog 2-like isoform X3 — translation MTCWELLNGELKGGQFLDDQCPLEVVLPPEKVEPCDGITPTFTQEDGEKCPSKETSRGTSKKRLNFDELECDVSVEEDNHQEWIFTLYDFDNSGKVTKEDMSSLMHTIYEVVDASVNQSSSSSKTLRVKLTVTPEPLQRKKDGPTSGQDRESNRSRNEVEHVEETKSPDKRLSAQLRRYNSDQQQSNIREQYCVDENTERRNHYLDLAGIENYTSKFGPGSPPLQTRQEHHGKTPHSQSRSRSQESETHGSHQHRSQLLLDQPSPTCGGELRSGEAHQRLKCQEKMLGKSPKGVGKVSAAPGQSGGNKAGKGLHYHSQPSHPGHDHYHFQQQQQQQHNHKKYRQRIKDIHSPLKSAHVQPLALEQEFVRDLPPVMSSDGYIMPVVQRHEHHHHHEHHHHHHYHHYHQS, via the exons ATGACATGTTGG gAACTTTTGAATGGAGAACTGAAAGGTGGTCAGTTCCTTGATGATCAGTGCCCCCTAGAGG TGGTGCTTCCCCCAGAGAAGGTGGAACCATGTGATGGAATCACGCCGACTTTCACTCAGGAAGATGGGGAAAAGTGTCCCAGTAAAGAAACCAGTAGAGGCACAAGCAAAAAAAGGCTGAACTTTGAT GAGCTAGAATGTGACGTGTCTGTTGAAGAAGATAACCATCAGGAATGGATCTTCACTCTTTATGATTTTGACAACAGTGGCAAGGTTACTAAGGAG GACATGTCCAGCCTGATGCACACCATCTACGAAGTTGTAGATGCTTCGGTGAACCAGTCGTCCTCCAGCAGCAAGACCTTGAGGGTAAAGCTAACAGTGACCCCTGAACCTCTTCAGAGGAAGAAAGATGGTCCTACCAGTGGTCAAG ATCGAGAAAGCAACCGGAGCAGAAATGAAGTTGAACATGTGGAGGAAACGAAGAGTCCAGACAAAAGGTTGTCTGCCCAGCTGAG AAGATACAACAGTGACCAGCAGCAGTCAAATATTCGTGAACAATACTGTGTCGATGAAAACACAGAGAGAAGAAACCATTATTTAGACTTGGCTGGGATAGAAAATTATACATCCAAATTTGGACCAG GGTCCCCGCCGCTACAGACCAGGCAAGAACACCACGGGAAAACCCCTCACTCCCAAAGCAGGTCACGATCCCAGGAATCGGAGACCCACGGCAGTCACCAGCACCGATCGCAGCTCCTCCTGGACCAGCCCTCTCCAACATGTGGGGGTGAGCTGCGGTCAGGCGAAGCCCACCAGCGGCTGAAGTGccaggagaagatgcttgggaagtcTCCTAAAGGGGTGGGGAAAGTTTCTGCAGCGCCCGGCCAGAGCGGTGGAAACAAGGCGGGTAAAGGCCTGCACTACCACTCCCAGCCCAGCCACCCGGGTCACGACCATTATCACttccagcagcagcagcagcaacagcaCAACCATAAAAAGTACAGGCAACGAATAAAAGACATCCACTCTCCACTGAAGTCGGCTCACGTTCAGCCCCTGGCACTGGAGCAAGAGTTCGTCCGCGACCTCCCGCCGGTCATGTCGAGTGACGGCTACATAATGCCGGTCGTTCAGCGACATGAGCATCATCACCACCACGAGCACCATCATCACCATCACTATCACCACTACCATCAGTCGTGA